TTTCTTTCAAATATAGGGTTGCTTTTTGTTTCTCtaaaattattatcatataaCAAGATACTATGAAGGTGGATCGTTTGCCACAAATTTCCTCTCTGTTTGCCTGTACACTGTTGAATAAACAATTTAGTCTCCGCTTATAATACAGAGCTGCAGCTTTTGCAGACACAGCGCACTTCATGAAGTTAGAATATCTGGTTGCTGAGATCTCTAATCACTGCCTTCATTGTAGGTCTGCATTCTGGATTTTCCTGTATGCAATCTGATGCAATATTCGACAATTTAGCTGCCTCCAGTTTAGATAGATTGCCATTCAGATTCGGATCAATGAATTCATCATAGTTGCCTGTTTCAGCTTGCTGGCGAACAGAAGCACTGAGTATTGTTTTGCCAGAGAGGACCTGAAGTATGATTACTCCAAAGGCATAAACATCGCTCTTCTCTGTAAAACGACCAGTGGTAATGTACTCAGGTGCCATGTATCCCAACGCAGCACTGTTCTTGAGAGCTGAGAAGACAATGTCATCAGCAAGAAGCTTTACAAGACCCGAGTCCATGATTATTGGATTAAACTCCTGGTCGATGAGTACTTTCTCAACAGAGATGTTTTGGTGAACAATAGAAGGTCTATTCGTTTCACTTCTGTGCAGATATCCAATACCTGATCGAACACATTATATTAAGCTTGCAAGTTTCTAATTATTCGGTTACTATACTAGCGTCTTATAAGCACATTTCTTACTCTGGACAAAGGTAAAAAGAAGTAATGATGGTACTAACCTTTGGCGATGCCAGTGATGATTGAAATCCGCGTTTTCCAATCAAGAATGTGGTTACTGCTCCCATCTACAATGTCAAGATATCGCGACAGACTCCCATTACACGCAAAATCATGAATAAGAAAACATTCTCCCCTGCCCATTGAGCAACAAAAGCCTCTCAGTTTAGCAAGATTTTCATGTCTCAGTGACGTCAGCAAACGCAATCCGTTCATGAATTCGACTTCCTCTGACTTACAACTGATTATATTAATGCTCTTGATAGCTACAAATGATCCATCTTTCAGAATGCCTTTATAAACAGAAGAGAACTTGCTCTTCCCCAACAAATTCACCTCGGAAAAATACTGTGTAGCTGACTCGATCTCTTCTAGATTGAACTTGAACCTCTGCAGAAAGTTATCAGAGTCACTGCTACCAATCTGATAACAAGCCATTGGATCCCACTTGTTACTATACTCTAGTGTTACAAGTGGAGACGCACTTCTTGAATAGAAATCCTTGGCATCAGTAGCACTGAACCTATCATCAGAAATGCTGTGAGAAGTAATTATAATTTTCTGTTTTCTCCTACGATATCGAAATACCAATAAGCCAACAGCCACTACAACAATGGTAATTGTAACAATTCCACCAAAAAGTGCAATTCGACGCATCTTTGATGATCGTGGACAACTGGTCTGGTTGCAATCTGCATGAATCTTGGCATTTAAGGGGACATGTTTAGTATCAGTACTATTCTCCGCAGGTGAAAAAGGTTCAATCTGGTTGATATTTTGATCATCCCAAGAATTGCATGCTCTCACTGAAGGATAACCAACACCACACAAACCAGAATTATTCCCAAAATGAAATCCTCCCTTAAATTTCTTCAAACCTTGATGACAAAAAAGAAAAACATAAAATTAAACTTGGCCAGTATAAAATTATGGTGcaattaccaatatttatacaaCTTACCAAGAGGGATGAGTCCAGAAAGTTTATTGTTTTGAACTTCTAAAACTTCTAACAGGGgagcattggctaattgacctGGGATTTTACCGGATAGATGATTAAAGCTCAAATCAAGCCTTTTTAACATTCCCATATTTCCGATGCTCGAAGGAATTTCTCCGGTCAATCTATTGTATTGCAATGTAAGAACATTTAGCTTCTGCAAATACCCTACTTCCTTTGGTATGCTTCCCCTCAAATGATTACAACATAGCTCCAAAACTGATGAAACAAGAAATTACATCATTTTGTCAGTTCCCATTTTTAAACATTTAAATTTTAGCAGATCACAAAT
This sequence is a window from Apium graveolens cultivar Ventura chromosome 9, ASM990537v1, whole genome shotgun sequence. Protein-coding genes within it:
- the LOC141684698 gene encoding uncharacterized protein LOC141684698, producing MNINTIPCISFILVLTLSSLTKHINGNAEVKALMELKSSLDPDNEYLQSWTDEGDPCSNDSFEGVACNLHLKVANISLQGKGLTGSISPAVAGLKCLSGLYLHYNSLSGVIPIEISNLTELSDLYLNVNNLSGVIPPQIGNMASLQVLELCCNHLRGSIPKEVGYLQKLNVLTLQYNRLTGEIPSSIGNMGMLKRLDLSFNHLSGKIPGQLANAPLLEVLEVQNNKLSGLIPLGLKKFKGGFHFGNNSGLCGVGYPSVRACNSWDDQNINQIEPFSPAENSTDTKHVPLNAKIHADCNQTSCPRSSKMRRIALFGGIVTITIVVVAVGLLVFRYRRRKQKIIITSHSISDDRFSATDAKDFYSRSASPLVTLEYSNKWDPMACYQIGSSDSDNFLQRFKFNLEEIESATQYFSEVNLLGKSKFSSVYKGILKDGSFVAIKSINIISCKSEEVEFMNGLRLLTSLRHENLAKLRGFCCSMGRGECFLIHDFACNGSLSRYLDIVDGSSNHILDWKTRISIITGIAKGIGYLHRSETNRPSIVHQNISVEKVLIDQEFNPIIMDSGLVKLLADDIVFSALKNSAALGYMAPEYITTGRFTEKSDVYAFGVIILQVLSGKTILSASVRQQAETGNYDEFIDPNLNGNLSKLEAAKLSNIASDCIQENPECRPTMKAVIRDLSNQIF